The nucleotide window TTTTCTTTGATTTCCTCTTCCATCATTTTTCTCTCCGTTATATCCACGCCTACAGCCTGAAACTCCTCTATTTCACCGCTCTTATCGAATACGGGATAGTCAACCCATCTGTGGTGTCTAATTTCTCCATTCTCATCTTCAACTTTGTGCTCATATTTTTGAGGCTTATGGCTTTCTTTCACTTTTTCAAGTTGTTTTAAGGCAAACTCTCTATCTTCATCGGGTATAAATTCAGTATATTTTCGGCCTATTATCTCTTTTTCGGGAAGGTCTATATTTTCACAGTAAGCTTCATTTACAAAAGTTAAAGTGGTATCTGGCTTAAATCGACATATCAATTCTTTTTGCGTATTGATTATACTATTGTACCTTTCTTTTAACCTCTCATGTTTTTTACTTTTCTCATCGATTTCCGTTATATTTTCTTTTAAAATAATTACGTGTTTTTTATATCTGCAAGCATTAATCCTGTGCCAGAGTTTACTTTTATCAGTTTTCAGCAAAATTTCTTCCTCAAATTCTTCACGATCATTTTCATAAAGATTTTTTATTTTACTTTCAATTACCTTTACTTTAGTTTCGCTACAACCAGCACTTTTCAGAAAGCTGGAATAATGTTTAGCTTTCCCGTCATTCGTCACAGATAAGCCAATATTCTCCAACCATTCTCTGCCTTTCTCGTTGATTTGGGTTATCTTTCCATCTTCCGCAAGCAGCAAAGCTATCTGTGGTAAAGAATTGAAAAAAGATAATATACTATCTTCGCTATTCTGTGATTTCTCAGAAATGGTTACCCCTCCTGAGAACTTATCGTAGGGTCAAAAGAACTAGCCTTTTAACCTGCCAAAAGCTTTATATAGCATGATTCTTTTGTTAAAAACTTGCCCCCCCTGAATATGAGGTATATTTAACTCACCCATGTTTTAAAATACCCAGGAAGGGTGGCAAGACTTATGACTAAAATGATCACATGGCTTTTAGCCTACATCAAAATTCAGCAGAATATTATTATTGTCCTCTTTGTGCTGCTCACCGGCAGGAATATCCTCCCTTAATCTGATAAACCCATCAGCAAACAATACCGGCAGATGCAGATTGATTCTATACCTATCATTGAAAACATCGAAAAACTTGATTACAGAAAACTTTTGAATGAGTATAAACTCGAACATGACAGGGAACTAAAACCTATCAACCGCCGTGAAAACTCTGAAACTAAAGTTCCCACCAATCTTAACTGCCCTCGCTGTGAGGGCCCTCATACTTACATCTACAATAATAATGGCAGCAGAGGCCAGTTTAACTGCAAGGTGTGCGGTACTAATTTCAACGAAAATACTTCCTGTCCCAAACAGGCTATCATCAGGTGCCCACACTGTTCTAAAACCCTGGAAAAAATCAAAAAGAGAAATAATTTTTCTGTACATAACTGCAAAAATAATCTCTGTTCTTTCTATCAGAAAAACTTAGATGCCATGAGTGAAGATGAAAGCAAGTTATTTGCTGAAAACCCCATAAATTCAAGGTCCGCTATATCTACAGAGAGTTTGAATTTGACTATGAACCCCTGAGCAAATCAGCTGAACAGCCTGCTGAAGCTATCTCCAGAGTGGATATCGCGAAAATCCATTCCTCCCCTCATACCCTGGGGCTTATCTTAACCTATTATGCCAACTACGGCCTATCGGCCAGGAAAACGGCTGGCATTATGCAGGATGTACATAATGTCAAAGTCTCCTATCAAACCGTGTTAAATTATGCAGAAGCAGCCAGCAAGCTGGTTAAACCCTTCGTCGATAATTATCACTATAAACTTTCTGATTCTTTTTGCGGTGATGAAACCTATCTCAAAATCAAAGGCAAATGGCAGTATCTTTTCTTCTTTTTTGATGCTGAAAAGAAGATCATTCTCTCCTACAGAATATCTCCTGAAAAGGATACTCTGGCTGCCATCAAAGCTTTCGATGATACCCTAAAAAAGATGGATCCTATTCCAAAAAATTTAAGCTTTGTGGTTGATGCCAATCCTATCTATCGGCTGGCTCAGTATTTCTTTGCCGAAAAAGGTATATATTTCGCTTTAAATCAGGTTGTCGGGCTTACAAACAATGATGAAGTCTCCAGAGAGTTTAGACCTCTAAAACAAATCGTAGAGAGGCTGAACAGAACCTTCAAACGCGAGTACAAAACCACTGCCGGGTTTAGCTCTTCTGCTAGCTCTGAAACTTTCACGGTACTGTTTGTTACTTACTTTAATTTCCTCAGGCCTCATTCGGCCCTGGAAAAGAAGGTGCCGGTCACAATCCCTGAGCTTGACTGTCTGCCCAACATGCCTGCTAAATGGCTTAAGATTATTGAATTATCACAGGCGCATCTTAAAAAGCAGTCTGCTTAGGTGTTTAACGCTGTTCCCTGTGCTTAAGGCTTGAGCTTTCTTATGCACCAGCAGCGGCGAAGCGCACCCTTTACAAACCGAACCAGCCAAATGGCAAACTACTACCAGCGAGGGCGGGATGATTTGCCCTGCCTTCTTATTCTGTTCCCTGCGCCCTCGGCTGCTCTTTGCCGCCCATTTGGCCTGGTGTTTGTCAGGGGCGTTGCGATC belongs to Halarsenatibacter silvermanii and includes:
- a CDS encoding PAS domain-containing protein codes for the protein MENIGLSVTNDGKAKHYSSFLKSAGCSETKVKVIESKIKNLYENDREEFEEEILLKTDKSKLWHRINACRYKKHVIILKENITEIDEKSKKHERLKERYNSIINTQKELICRFKPDTTLTFVNEAYCENIDLPEKEIIGRKYTEFIPDEDREFALKQLEKVKESHKPQKYEHKVEDENGEIRHHRWVDYPVFDKSGEIEEFQAVGVDITERKMMEEEIKEKNRLLEGVLNSIPDVIGIQKPDHTIMRYNKAGYEQLDMPPEDIKGQKCYKLLG